The Trichomycterus rosablanca isolate fTriRos1 chromosome 17, fTriRos1.hap1, whole genome shotgun sequence DNA segment TCGGTTTCCTGTTGTGCACCAGCACATTTGTCGGCCGAGTGGACGGGAAGTGGACAGAAGGACGCGGCTCATTGTGGACGGGCTAGCGGAAAACGGTCAGGACCCCGCCCGACCTGCTAATGGGTTAAGAGTAATAAAGAGGAGGCGGGGAGTCGTCCAAGCCGAGAGATAGGCAGACAAAGGtacgccaaaagtatgtagacgccaCGCTTTAAAATTAGCGATGTTAAATGTATGCTTCCATAtttgaggcaacagtttgggaaaggtccTCTCCTGTTTCAGACCGACTTTGCCCCTGTGCTTCaatcaaggtccataaagataaAGGGCAACTccaaattcatttattaatagtgACCCAGAACTTAGACTATAAAACCAAAGTCCAAGTAGGGTGGACGCTGTTGTATCCACGGAAGAGGAGCAGATGTTTTTGGAACTGGACGTCCAACAAGATCTTGATCAtgatctggtgtccacatactttcagacATTCTGTTTACATCCAGAGGAattccaaaataaaacaaaataaacggagatgttttatcttttaaagttcttgAGAGTTCACTGGCGTCCTTATATCAgtgttatacactatatgaccaaaagtattcggacgcctgatcctgagcttgctggacgtatcactgcaaaaacaaatgctattaaaatagagcaaGCTCAggatcaggtgtccgaatacttttggtcatatagtgtataacacTGATATAAGGATGCCAGCGAACTCTCAAGAACTTCAAAAGATAAAACATCTccgtttattttgttttatgttggAATTCCTCTGGATGTAAACAGAATgtctgaaagtatgtggacaccagatcaTGAGCCTGGTGGACGTTCCAAAACCAACTGCTCCTCTTCCGTGGCTACAACAGTCCACTCCACTTGGACTTTGGTTTTCCACAGATTATTATAGTGTCTGTCAGGCACTAAGTTGCTCATTAATGCTTATTAACAAGATCTGTACATTATCTTGTAAATGACCacctttcaaaaaagttgggacagcagcaTATTTACTACTTTAAGTTTTAACTACACAATACTAATTATTTACTGTCATTTagatcaattatttaaaaaagatatTAATGCCACTCATTTTGGACCAGgatgtccataaacttttggtcaAATTGCGTATTTTCTTCCAAGATTGTTCAAAATACCTGCTGAGCTTCACTGTCTGCTCGTATAAAGACGTGATAAAATgaaagaatggatggatatCATTAAAACTGTGGACTAGGGTTGGAACGGTGGTCTCTTGATAAGGTCCATGAGAAGATCTGAACTGTAACATTATGCTTTTGTCAGGATGCACTTAAGTTATCCAAGAACAAGTAAAGAAGCTCTGACATCAATCAGAAGCCACGATCAGAAAGAGAATTTTGGGTTCTAAGTAGGTTTAATGGGTGCAATCAAGTTAGTCCTGTTTATACTGTCAGTCATGATCAGTAATGAGGAATTTTGAGACCAACAGACACGTTTAGGTTGAATCATTTAGGTTGTGTTGCTGTAtgtacaccgataaggcataacattatgaccaccttcctaatattctgttggtccctcttttgctgccccatacacaacaaactgtgatgctctgtgtattctgacaccttcctatcagaaccagcatgaacttcttcagcagtttgagctacaggagctcgtctgttggatcgaaccacacgggcatcaatgagccttggccgcccattacactcttgatagatactgaccactttggaccgggacacaccccacgaGAGCCGCAGTTTTGGAGACgatctgacccggtcgtctagccgtcacaatttggccctcagatcctcacgctcgcccatttttcctgcttctaacatcaactttgaggataaaatgcttCACTAAcaggtgatgaagagatgatcagtgtcgTTCATGATTAAAATCCAAGCGCTAGTGAATATGTTCACTAGAAATGAATGTAAACGTTTAACTCGTAATAAATATTAAGAGAGGAACAtcttacaacaaaaacaacctttaataagttgaaataaataCTCCAGTACATGCATGATCcagaacaaacacacatcaGAATGTAAAAACGTCGGTAAATAGTGTAAAACCTGCAGCACAAACTCACAGCAGCTTCAATCCATCCAAACAGAATCACACAAACAAAATCCGAAGGTTTAACATTCAGCTTCACTAACCACACGACTCGACCCGGCTTCTCCACCGAGACCGTACCGGTACCAGGACCGGGCCTCGTCCTGTAGCACTTCTACTGGGTTAACTGTGGAACCAGTGTGGTTATGATGTATGATCGGTACTGGAAGGTGACGGATGTTATAATCTACACACAAATCATATAAAAATCATATAAAACTATTGTTTTtagcttttgtgttgctgctcaaatgtattttttaagcaATTTAGCTTCTAATCAAACACTCCTATTGGTTCACGGTTGGCGTATGCAATTTAAAAATacgtttatattttaataaggtTCGATCGCTGATCTTAAACTTCCAGTTTTTAATTttagcactctgattggctgattTTGGAACAGGTTCAGGTTTGATACGGAACCCAATTTGGGAACCGGCCAACCAAACCAACCGTCCTAGCTAATAAGGGATTGATTTTTGGGGAATATGGGTCACCAATTCTAGTTTTTAGATCTAGATTATAGTTCCTGACAGCTTTTTAATTCTATTCATGAGTACGGACTCGGAACCGGCGCCTGTCTGGTGGAAAAGCCTCAATAACGTCCATCACACACCGTCAGGCTAcgatcatcactacacactgaGGTAAACTTTCTGCTAGTTTTTTGTTAAAATCAAATTCtacacacaaataaaatcaGCGCAGATCTGCGGCAGTGAGTACGCGTGTGTCAGTTTTGGTTTTCGTTACATCCAGCGCAAGAAAAACCGCCGTTTTCAGTCAAACGTGAACATCGCCGGGCTAACAGACGCGCTCGCTCGACGAcgcgggggggtgggggggttggaGGTGCGCTCCTTTGGTACGTAAACGTCAGTTCACAGGATGCGAGTTGACCGGCGGAAGCGTCCTGGGCGACGATCGTTCCCTGAGCGCCTGAGAGAGCAGGGTGCAGCCCTCCGACACGGCGCAGGCCGACTGCCTCAGCCGCTCGCGGTAGCCGGGCATCTGGGTGCTGTTATCGGCGTGCTGGGAGACGTCGCGGAGACCCTGGGTGAGCAGGACGCAGGCCGACACCACGCTCATGGCGCCGCCCAGGATGGCCGTCTGCACCGCTTTGCCCTCGGCGCTGAGGGTGGCCGGCTTGCCCAGGAACTGCGGCTCGGTCGCGAACCCCACCACGGCGTGGACGGCCTGCACCAGCGGCCCGCCGAACAGCACGCAGCGGTTCCGCGTCAGCTCGCTGGGACTCGTCTTCACCTCCTTGACGCAGGCGAGCAGCGCGGTGGCGCTGGTGCTCATGCACTTGACGCCGGCTTTGAACTGTTCCTTGGCGAATCTGTCTTTGGATTTCTCGCTCGCCAGAGACGAAGCGTCCGTGAGGACGGTCAGGTTCCTCAGGATGTTCTGGGAGACCTCCAGGAGGAGCTGAGGAGTCAGGTCAGGGAGCGGCATCACGCGCAGGACCGAGCAGGTCTGGTCCACTTCGTGGCGGCATCGGGTCACCTTGTAGCGATCCACCAATCCCGGGACGGCGGGATGCGAGCCGGAAGCCTCGATCGCCGCGAGGTAGGCGGCGTGCGCCGAGAACTCGGTCAGGGACACCACCAGGTCGCCCAGTTCCACCAGTCGCTCGCAGACCTCGGTGAACTTCCCCATGTTGAGCTGGCTCTGGATGTCGTGAGTGATGATGGACAGCTCCTTGGTCCTGGCGATCACCGTGTCCCGGCACTTCTCGAAGGTCTCGGCGACCTGCACCCCGTCCGTGCTCATGACCGGCCTGGTTTCGCTGGACAGCAGGAGCAGGTCGGCCACCAGCTGCATTTTGCTTTTGCAGGCGTCGCAGACGGACGAGAGTCTCTTCCGCTGTTGCAGGCTGCCGCTCAGGATGGACGTCGAAACCTCGCTGTCGGACTTTCCCGAGCCGATACTAGCCATAGTACGGCGCTCAGGCTGATCGAGAAACTCCGCTTGCGTACGAAATATCGATTCCACAGAACAAAATCATAACTTATGTGAGAAAGTCTTCGGTTATAAATAACACCGCACCTCTTAGGAAAGGTTGAACTGGCCGTAGAGTTCCGTAACGTCCTTCAGAGAAGAAAGAGTCGATTTGCGGAGGATTAAAATACTTCAATTATGGAAAATGTCGAGTAATGAGGACAAAAATCTGAGCTACCAATGAAATCCCTTCAATCTGACGACTCTAAACTGGCGGTATTGTTCACATCACATCAAAAGTACATCGGAACAAATTCACAGCTTGGTTTTTTCTCTATAAGGTataaaaaccaaacaaacaaataaaaacaaacacaattgcTACAGTGCCATACAAAGAAAACCCCAAAAGAACCCAACATAACCTACTCCCATCACTGCACCGACTGTCTGAAAGTCCTCGTCATCCAATATTCAGACCCAGATACCCCACTCTGCACCCTGAACCTCCGGTGGAAAGCGCCGCCGCGGGTCACGTCTCTACAACAGCGGCAGTTCGAATCGAGAACGGCCCGCACCCTCGGCACCATCATCCCCCCGCACCCCTACAACCCTCGACCCGACTCAAAACAGCACCGGGCTGGACGGTCACGCTCCGAAACGCCCTCAGCTTTTAACCTCTTCTTCTTGGCTTGTAACCCCGTGATGTAGGCCAGTTCCTTCTGCAGCATCAGTATCTTCTGCATTACGCTCTAATGCCCATCGACCCTCACCAGCGATCAGCGAGAAGCGCGGCGAGACGATTCCATCCAGGGGTCGCGTCCGCCGCCCATTCTCGTTTTTATCCTATCCGGTCTGGTTCGATCGCTTCGAAAGGTCTGAGGTTTGGTTTATTCCAGATTTACGATCCTCAGCGTCCTCAGGGTGAGTTCACAAGAATTAAAAGGTACAAAAATGAGAATTGGGTTGGGGATTTGGCAAATCCTGGCcaaattaagtaaaataaagataaaaatctCATTCATAATGGTTTAACTGGTGCAGAACTGCGTCTCATTTGAAGGAAGGTTTACTCTTGGATCTAATTTTTCACTAGATGGTTCACAGTCAGAGACCATTTTAGTCTAAGATCCTTTAAATTTAGACTAATTTCCACTTTatttgtttgtatatttatttatttaaatatttcccCCTTTAAAATGATAATACGGAACTAAAATACCACGTAGTTTACTGTTTACTGCTCTGAATACATTTTACTTTGGTTCTAGATAGATGGAACCctgttaaccctttaatggtttcaccaagaaaaaataataaaaaaaaataatatttctttgcatttcttagtttcctGGGACTAAACCAACAACaaactattactatttgtttaCTAGTGCCAGTTCAAGTTGACGTAAAGGTTAGAGGCTGTTTTCCTAAAACTACAGGGTCGTCTagcaatatttttgagtttaacacgtcaaccaagCAGTAGATACGTCCCAAACACGATTATTTAAATGCGGCTTGTTTTTACCcgagtatttagactcaaatggttcagcagaccattaaagggttaagagAACCGAACTTAAATtaaaagtatatatatttaattctgTTTGTTTGGATGAGTCTTTTCGCTCGTGTTTagagtaaaatgttttaaaggtTGCTTGAGTTTCAGGGTTCTCAATTGAACCTCATTTCTAAGGTTCTATAAAGGGTTCCTACTGGAACTTAGAGCTTTCTAGGGTTCGCCAGAGAACCGTTAATGGTTCCAACATATGGACTACCTGGGGAAAGTATTGGTGCGCTACGAAGAACCAATTCTTCTTCACATACAGCCATACAGGGTTAAACTTAAGACTTTAAATGTGAAGTATTTGGGTGGTTTCATTACACATTTGAATATAATTTTACTTactaattttgtttatttacatattcCAACTGAAACTGAAATATGTACACATTTATAGGGGGGAAATAGGGAAAATATCAAAGTCTGATGAGAAACAAAGTGAAACTAAGCTTTGTAAACGTTATATCATTGGAAAGAGAATAAAAATGGAAGtttattaagtaaaataaagtaaataaagtgaATAGTACTGAAGTAAAGCtgctggtgtgagtgggtgaatgtgGGTTCTGCTGTATGAGGAAGAACCGGAGGGTGCGGCTGGGCTTCTCATCACAAACTACACCGATTTAACTGCTCCTACTGAGATCTTTTCAGTGaaatgaagtggaattattctcGAAATGAAGCCGGAATTCTATAAACCCGGACTGTCGGTGTGTGGCTGAAGGATCCGGGCTGGTGGCTCGTTGGGGCGCGGCTGTGTTTCACTTCACTGGAGCTGCTTTCAAATCTGCAGCGCTTTTCTCCTCAATAAATCACATTTAATCCACGAAGAAAAGCAGATTTTAAACACGTAAATAATCCGGTTTAATTCCGTCCTCTCGGTTTCACTCCTCGGGTTCTAAACTTTAAAAGAACTCCGTTAGTTCGTGTTCGGTTCGATCCTGTTCGGTTGAACTCGGTTCATGAACCGAGGCCCCGACTACCGGCGTCGGAGCAACATTACACCCGAAATAAACAAGCTCCAGTTCGGTTCATCCCCCGGTTATTTCGGTAATTAATCCACATGTCGGTATTTGTATTCGGTATTGAGGAACGATTCTTATAATCAGCAGAATTCCAGCTGAACTGCTGCtgcttcactcactcactcagtactaCTGATGGGTAACGTTCACTTCAGCCAAGCGCAACCTTTAGAATGATTCAATTTCCTGTTTCGAGTCGGCGCCCGCACTGAGTTTTTTCCCGATGAGCCTCGGGACACTTTCGTTCTTTCATTCATCTAGTTTTGTTTCTCCTCACTcaggtcagggtcgtggtgggtctggggCCACTGGGGAACACTTAATTGTTTTGAATTGAGGCTGTAACATAGTTGGACGTTTGGAGGTTTAACTCATGCatgataatatattaataatataatataatataatataatataatataatataatataatataatataatataatataataataattagtaataataataataagtaatacattttgcatatttctaatgtatatattattttttgatattttttacagtaaacaactacacactatgtgtgcaatattctaacttagttgtatttctttcagTTTTTTCTGTCTTcctactgctgtaacaagttaatttccctaaggggatcaataaagtcttttaccttttactgACATGAAGCTTGCTAGTTTAAGagtcaccactgccaagttggcactattgggcccctgagcaaggccctttaccctcagttgcttacacTGTATTTAGATTTAGTTatatgtcactttggataaaagcatctgcttaatgaataaatgcaaatatagGAATTATTGGTGTATTTCTGTTTAAATGTGAGAAATGTAAGCATGCATTTGTAGTGAACTGTGATTAAATCAGTGCTTTCAAGCCATCTCAAATATGAGCTTATTATATGgtgattatactgtatatacatcctTTTTTAAGGAACTTAAAAATGCACCTTTTTAAATATCCAGATTTGGTTTTGCCTTTATGTTGATATTTGCTACTACTTGCTGTACATTGTGTACGTGTTCTTCAATCATTTTGATTCTTCTTTGTAGGTCTCACATTTTTACATGCCCTACGCACAAACATTTTGCCTTAGGTGAGCATTTCTTGACCTAAGGAAAAACTATAAATCTTACCAAAGACACACagactctatctatctatctatctatctatctatctatctatctatctatctatctaatctatctatctatctatctatctatctatctatctatctatctatctatctatctatctatctatctatctatctatctatctatctatctatctatctatctatctatctatctatctatctatctatctatctatctaatctatctatctggctgGCTGGCTATCTATCTTGTATACACAGTGTATAACAGCATGTTACCACCTGAAAGACCACACCAGCCCTCAATACCTAGCTCCCCTCCTCCCCAAATACTTCCCTACACCcccattatttctttatttcatttgttcattttttctaTTATCAGTGACCGAGCAGCAGCTTGATGATGTTGATGCACAGAACCTAAATGAAGTTTTAATGATGTAGACTCAAATTACTTTTGCAGTTCAATTACTGAAGGTTTTACAATTTGTTTCTACTGAAAAGCAAGTCAGCACATTTTTGAAAGTGAGCACATCAATTCCTTTCTACAAAAGATCAGATTTCCTTTAGTCTGATGTTTTCCATCGATGCAGATGATCAGAAGCTCATTCATACTTTTAGCTGTTTAAGAAATACTAAGTGTTTCAGAAATCTGAGTGTTTTCCACTTTTCACTGAAATAGCTCTGCAGATTTGATGGTTTATAATGAAGAACTTTGTGTTAATTGGAGTTAAAGGCAGAAACAGAAGCATGTTTATAAGTGGCCACATGAATTAGCGTAAACTGTATCTGCAGTAAACAATGACTAAAACGGTAGTTTTAAATCATCTCAGATCACAAGATTATTACACCGAATTACATCTTTTAACATGATCATAAATGTTTATCTGGTTAACGTGTTAAATCAGTAGTTTAGACAATATCTTCCGTTATTATACATTGTTTGCTAATAATTAGCTTTCAGTTTCAGGACCGGTAATATTTAACCTACCGcctgaaaaacagcaaaatcTCTCCGAGAACCAACAAATTTAGTCGTGGGAGGTGAAATCGGAGTCTCAACGAACGTGACGTCACACTTCAGCTCACTTCTCATTGAACAGAAAAGCATTTTTAGGGCGACGAAGAGCCAATCGGAAGACGGGGGCGGGGCCAAAGCCGGGCGTGAGAAATCCTAATGTGCGACAATAATACAGTACATTCaatttcattctggtcagggtcgcggtgggtctgagcGCAAGACGGAAATACACTAaatccaaaagtatttggataccTGACAAACAAACGGTATTGAAATAgaatgacctctgtgtgaccacGTGACCTTTTTATCTAGGacagccgctcctctgagaagtgtgtctgtgggaatttgtccccattctgtcaaaagaggATTAGAAaggttgatgttccagttcatcccaaagctgttgcGTAGAcctgaggtcagggatctgtgttAATAAAAGGAGTGTGAGGGTTGGTGAGAGGTGCAGTTCTGTGCTGGAGCTTCTCTGGTCGTACAGCTGTGCAGGGCGCGGTGCCAGTTGGGTGGGGTGTCCTGAGAGGAAACACTTCAGATTCTGTTGAATGAGTCTCACAGACTTCACACGCTTCCTACAGGGAGGGGACCGAAGCACGGCCGAAAATAATCCTGAACCCTCGCGCTTGTTTACTGAACAGATTTTATGTTTGTATGAAAGTGGAGCTTCAGACTGAAGCAGGTTTAATCATCACTGCTGTGCTAAGTTCAAAAGTTCCAGGACTGAATGATGGGAACACAAGATTCTTCATCCAGTAAAGGTGTTACGAATTTATGAGCAtaattccaaaaaagctgggacagtaggTAAAGTGTAGTAGGTACCGAAAAAGTAGGTGAAAACAGAAAGCAAACAGCACACAGgagagatatttaatgttttacctttttaacctgattgatttttgtcatttgttgactgcaacatattccaaaaaagctgggacaggggcAGAGTAAAACTGGAAAGTTTCTGgaataattaaaaacacttttcactGATTAGGTATTAAAAGAGCAACTATTGTACCGAATAGtttaacagtttaagaacaGCGTTTCTCGATGCatgattttaataaatgtttatatgtactgtatatgtccaTTATGACCCACcctcacaggacccccacagagcaggtattatttaggtggtggatcattctcagcactgcagtgacactgacatggtgctggtgtgttagtgtgtgttgtgctggtatgagtggatcagacacagcagcgctgctggagtttttaaacacctcactgtcactgctggactgagaatcgtccaccaaccaaaaacatccagccgacagcgccccgtgggcagcgtcctgtgaccactgatgaaggtctagaagatgagcgactcaaacagcagcaatagatgaacgatcgtctctgactttacatctacaaggtggaccgaccaggtaggagtgtctaatagagtggacagtgagtggacacggtgtttaaaaactccagcagcgctgctgtgtctaatccactcataccagcacaacacacactaacacacacacacataaaatggacagagtgtaatGTTatgtggtttcaatgttatggctgatcggtgtatatagtgtttttttaAGTTTGGGTTTGATTGTTATTCAGCTTCTCAATTACTGATTTTTGAATTCAT contains these protein-coding regions:
- the tlnrd1 gene encoding talin rod domain-containing protein 1, whose product is MASIGSGKSDSEVSTSILSGSLQQRKRLSSVCDACKSKMQLVADLLLLSSETRPVMSTDGVQVAETFEKCRDTVIARTKELSIITHDIQSQLNMGKFTEVCERLVELGDLVVSLTEFSAHAAYLAAIEASGSHPAVPGLVDRYKVTRCRHEVDQTCSVLRVMPLPDLTPQLLLEVSQNILRNLTVLTDASSLASEKSKDRFAKEQFKAGVKCMSTSATALLACVKEVKTSPSELTRNRCVLFGGPLVQAVHAVVGFATEPQFLGKPATLSAEGKAVQTAILGGAMSVVSACVLLTQGLRDVSQHADNSTQMPGYRERLRQSACAVSEGCTLLSQALRERSSPRTLPPVNSHPVN